A window of Apium graveolens cultivar Ventura chromosome 8, ASM990537v1, whole genome shotgun sequence contains these coding sequences:
- the LOC141678957 gene encoding putative membrane-associated kinase regulator 1, whose translation MGRSSRNHHKTPRSQTLPSSPTHSSSSSDFEFTVSISPRKSTTNLIPADQLFYKGQLLPLHLSPRLSMVRTLLLASSSTSSSDTTTTTSRHSTASSSSDFPDSRDSSRRPSSVTDDDTSNPNSLTRLLNTTPITPTKKPKYFSLSRFSSVFRKEPKLATSTTTITNYDTIPNTAQHATVKRVSSTAKEVIRKYLKKVKPLYEKLSQKQGASNKPATSTHPNLNGSTTENANSRLKDKSSNTISHSFSGNLRYPRRKSCVASCPSSMRSSPNHSGVLSRTAVTAMNKQFSGGASTSYSSEASSMEELHSAIQGAIAHCKNSMNISNNSCSSTSAGASTSTSTGRMTSNEV comes from the coding sequence ATGGGTAGATCATCAAGAAACCACCACAAAACCCCAAGATCTCAAACCCTACCATCCTCTCCCACACACTCATCCTCCTCCTCAGACTTCGAATTCACCGTCTCAATCTCACCCCGCAAATCAACCACTAATCTCATCCCAGCTGACCAACTCTTCTACAAAGGTCAACTCCTCCCTCTCCATCTCTCTCCTCGTCTCTCTATGGTCCGTACTCTTCTCTTAGCTTCTTCTTCCACTTCTTCCTCCGACACCACCACTACAACTTCTCGTCACTCCACCGCCAGCTCCTCCTCCGACTTCCCTGACTCCCGTGACTCCTCTCGCCGCCCTAGCTCCGTCACCGACGACGACACTTCAAATCCCAACTCCCTCACGCGGCTCCTCAACACCACCCCCATCACACCTACCAAAAAACCAAAGTACTTCTCACTTTCTAGATTCTCTTCCGTGTTTCGCAAGGAACCTAAACTTGCCACCTCAACAACTACCATCACCAACTATGACACCATCCCAAACACTGCACAACACGCAACGGTGAAGCGCGTAAGCTCAACTGCCAAAGAAGTGATACGCAAGTACTTGAAGAAAGTGAAACCCTTGTACGAGAAGCTATCTCAAAAACAAGGCGCATCTAATAAACCAGCCACGTCTACTCACCCTAACCTAAACGGATCTACAACCGAAAATGCGAACTCACGATTAAAAGACAAATCAAGCAACACGATATCGCATTCATTTTCAGGAAACTTAAGGTACCCGAGACGAAAAAGCTGCGTTGCCAGCTGTCCATCTTCGATGCGGAGCTCACCGAATCACTCTGGTGTGCTTTCGAGAACTGCGGTCACAGCGATGAATAAGCAGTTTAGTGGGGGCGCTTCGACGTCGTATAGCTCGGAGGCTTCGTCAATGGAGGAATTACATAGTGCAATTCAAGGTGCGATTGCGCATTGCAAAAATTCGATGAACATTTCAAATAATAGTTGCAGCAGCACTAGTGCTGGCGCTAGCACGAGTACAAGTACGGGCAGAATGACTAGTAATGAGGTTTGA